A single window of Flagellimonas maritima DNA harbors:
- a CDS encoding alpha-2-macroglobulin family protein, with translation MSRFSKSLILSIFVLVFSCKKKNPSSETDNLFKFKDYISYHTSGNQSISTPIRVVLAKQLDQFELAQELPSEYFVISPKIEGKLAIENRRELIFQPSEYLQPDTEYSVDVKLNKLFDAIDSEFKEYTFSFKTITPNFKINLGNLQSYSKNWQYLTGTLEASDILDASKIKSAVSVVQGDKKIPVKWDNTKEDARYFTFRIDSIPRKTDDSNLVINWNGKQLGTENSGSENYTIPGLNKFIVIDAKTSTAPSAALTLNFSDPLKPNQNLNGLVTIENAQSLRYEINGNVLKVYPANRILGQVRVNAFEGIKSEYGYSLKKPFSELVSFEQLKPSVRLISKGAILPNAASTPIYFETVNLSAVEVRVIQVFENNILQYLQYNNLTQEYNSDIRTVGRRVAYKVVPLTENKNDDTSSWKAHALDLSKLIKVNPGSLYRIEFSFKKVHTTYGCEVSGNLENDGDMNSFIAETQNLSEEAMEERYWDNEIYYWRSNNYNWEERDNPCHDAYYNSDRIVTTNLLGSDLGLIVKKGNNRSYHFAATNILTTNPESGTTIKLYNFQQQLLTEITTDASGFAIYDGDATVAFAIAEKNNNFAYAKLADGNALSLSKFDVSGQELQSGLQGFMYTERGVHRPGDPIHLTFVLDDKANPLPAKHPVSIEVTDPRGKLVQRNVLKEETVSVSDGLYAKKEGNFYYFPIPTKNTSPTGTWNAKVVVGGAQFNKSLKVATIKPNRLKVSFDFEDEVLKANRNNRGKAEVKWLHGAPARNLKIDINAKLQQASNAFPKHKGYIFQDPVRTFNDTELQFITSKLNGEGILNIDQKITANTTAPGMLQATFTTKVFEGGGDFSIDVFSKKLAPFSHFVGLRSPKAKRYGSFLTDENTTFDVISVDADGKKVANRKLKIKIFKIEWRWWWNRGNDNLSRYENATVHRPFKEMTVNTGANGNANFNVNIPDDDGGRYLIRVIDEVSGHATGRTAYFYRDWWRRPASGDAESSKILIFSADKEKYTLGDQAVVTFPSDVGGRALLSIENGSEVLSQQWIETSAKETKATIPITADMAPNAYINISLLQPHGQVANDLPIRLYGIVPLLVENPSTFLKPELKMPEVLEPEKSYKVTVSEGNKKPMTYSLAVVDEGLLDLTRFKTPDIHSSFYARQALGVKTFDIFDDVMGAYSISVDNIYAIGGGGTGEGAKNRKAQRFKPVVTYLGPFTLKAGEKTTHTIDMPNYVGSVRAMVVAGNKNSAYGKTEKTIPVRKPLMVLTSIPRKLSPGETVTIPVTVFAMEKKVKSVTVSIDAGKALEPIGSTTKNITFNSVGEQIVNFDFKVNPTKSFQMIKVTASGNGERASNEIEIDVENPNPITTKSTLYTLTENQSQNISFETFGTSGTNTAFVEFSTLPPMDFSKRMDYLLRYPHGCVEQTTSAAFPQLFLTDILDITFDRKKEIEKNIKAAIRKLNDFQAPSGGLSYWPGYGSADDWGTSYAGHFMLEAKQKGYQLPLTFLSNWLRYQKNTARQWSNQSTHYNTDISQAYRLYTLALAQQPELAAMNRLRESKNLSNEAKWRLAAAYALAGKKEVAKQLTQTANINFQPNSYDYRTYGSVFRNRAMALETMVVIGDSQQRDLAISLAKNLSSQNWYSTQETSFALLAMAKMVAKNGGKSIDITFTDNGKEVTVKTDRAIAQRGISISSAQNEITVNNKQGNVIYATLTQTGKLPVGQELAQQRNLNLSVKYLDAVGNSIDVTNLRQGTELQVRLTVFNSSNDYVDNLALTQIVPSGWEIVNTSYAAGGDSNSSKAEYIDTRDDRTNFYFDLGSKKSKTFTVKLNASFLGEYYLPGSQVEAMYDDNRYARNKGQWIKVSK, from the coding sequence ATGTCACGTTTCTCAAAATCCCTAATACTTTCAATTTTTGTTTTAGTTTTTTCCTGTAAAAAAAAGAACCCTTCCTCGGAAACGGACAACCTATTTAAGTTTAAGGATTACATAAGCTACCATACCAGTGGTAACCAAAGCATATCCACTCCAATCAGGGTTGTCCTCGCAAAACAACTCGACCAATTTGAACTGGCACAAGAATTGCCTTCGGAGTATTTTGTAATTTCACCTAAAATAGAGGGTAAACTGGCTATCGAAAATCGCAGGGAACTCATTTTTCAACCTTCGGAGTATCTACAGCCCGATACTGAATATTCTGTTGATGTAAAATTGAACAAGCTATTTGATGCTATTGATAGTGAGTTTAAAGAGTATACTTTCAGTTTTAAGACCATAACCCCTAATTTTAAAATAAATCTTGGCAATCTACAATCTTATAGTAAAAATTGGCAATACCTGACCGGGACTTTAGAAGCTTCGGATATTTTGGATGCCTCTAAAATCAAGAGTGCTGTTTCCGTAGTGCAAGGGGACAAAAAGATTCCCGTAAAATGGGACAATACAAAAGAGGACGCTCGATACTTCACCTTCAGAATTGATAGTATTCCACGCAAAACGGATGATAGCAACCTAGTAATCAACTGGAACGGAAAACAATTGGGAACGGAAAATAGCGGGTCAGAAAATTATACGATACCAGGCTTGAACAAATTTATAGTGATTGATGCCAAAACCTCAACCGCTCCAAGTGCTGCTTTAACGCTCAATTTTTCCGACCCTTTAAAGCCGAACCAAAACCTGAATGGCTTGGTTACTATTGAAAACGCCCAAAGCTTGCGATATGAAATCAATGGAAATGTTTTAAAAGTTTACCCCGCCAACCGAATCTTGGGACAAGTACGTGTCAATGCTTTTGAAGGCATAAAAAGCGAATATGGGTACTCACTTAAAAAACCATTTTCTGAATTGGTTTCGTTTGAACAGCTAAAACCTTCAGTACGTTTAATTTCAAAAGGTGCCATTCTACCAAATGCCGCTTCCACTCCCATATATTTTGAAACCGTAAATCTTTCCGCTGTTGAAGTTAGGGTAATCCAGGTTTTCGAAAACAATATTTTACAATACCTTCAATACAATAATCTTACCCAAGAATACAATTCAGATATTAGAACTGTTGGTCGTAGGGTTGCCTATAAGGTAGTTCCCTTGACCGAAAACAAAAATGATGACACCAGTTCTTGGAAAGCCCATGCCCTAGACCTTTCAAAACTCATCAAAGTGAATCCTGGTTCTTTATATCGAATAGAATTCAGTTTCAAAAAGGTGCATACCACTTATGGATGTGAGGTTTCTGGAAATTTAGAAAATGATGGAGATATGAATAGTTTCATCGCCGAAACGCAAAATCTTAGCGAAGAAGCCATGGAAGAACGTTATTGGGATAATGAAATTTATTACTGGAGGTCCAATAACTATAATTGGGAAGAGCGGGACAATCCGTGTCACGACGCCTATTACAATTCGGATAGGATTGTAACCACCAATTTGTTGGGCAGCGATTTGGGGCTTATTGTTAAAAAAGGTAATAATCGTTCCTATCATTTTGCGGCTACGAATATTTTGACCACCAATCCTGAATCCGGGACAACCATTAAACTATACAATTTTCAACAACAGTTGCTCACAGAAATTACAACTGATGCTTCTGGGTTTGCTATTTATGATGGAGATGCTACCGTTGCTTTCGCCATTGCAGAAAAGAACAACAATTTCGCCTATGCCAAACTTGCCGATGGTAACGCATTATCATTAAGTAAGTTCGATGTTTCGGGTCAAGAACTACAAAGCGGCCTTCAAGGTTTTATGTATACCGAAAGAGGCGTCCATAGACCAGGCGACCCCATTCATTTGACCTTTGTATTGGATGACAAAGCCAATCCATTACCGGCAAAACATCCTGTATCCATAGAAGTTACCGATCCCAGAGGAAAGCTCGTTCAAAGAAATGTGCTCAAAGAGGAGACCGTTTCTGTTTCTGATGGACTGTATGCAAAAAAAGAAGGGAACTTTTACTATTTTCCCATTCCAACAAAGAATACCTCACCTACCGGAACCTGGAATGCCAAGGTCGTTGTTGGCGGAGCACAGTTCAATAAAAGTTTAAAAGTTGCCACGATTAAGCCCAATCGTTTAAAGGTGAGTTTTGACTTTGAGGATGAAGTTTTAAAAGCAAATAGAAACAATAGAGGAAAAGCTGAAGTAAAGTGGTTGCACGGAGCGCCGGCCCGGAATTTAAAAATTGATATCAACGCCAAACTGCAACAGGCTTCCAATGCATTTCCAAAACATAAAGGCTATATTTTTCAAGACCCTGTTCGTACGTTCAATGATACGGAACTCCAGTTTATTACTTCAAAATTAAATGGAGAGGGAATTCTGAACATTGACCAAAAGATAACTGCAAATACTACCGCACCAGGTATGCTACAAGCTACTTTTACAACTAAAGTATTTGAAGGAGGCGGTGATTTTTCCATTGATGTTTTCTCCAAAAAACTTGCTCCCTTTTCACACTTTGTGGGATTACGTTCCCCAAAAGCAAAACGATACGGTTCATTTTTAACCGATGAGAATACCACTTTTGATGTTATCTCCGTAGATGCAGACGGCAAAAAAGTAGCCAATCGCAAATTAAAGATCAAAATCTTCAAAATAGAATGGCGTTGGTGGTGGAACCGAGGCAACGACAATCTCTCCCGCTACGAAAACGCTACGGTGCACCGTCCATTCAAAGAAATGACGGTAAATACTGGTGCGAACGGAAACGCCAACTTTAACGTGAACATTCCAGATGATGATGGAGGTCGCTATTTGATTCGCGTTATCGATGAAGTATCAGGTCATGCTACGGGAAGAACTGCATATTTCTATAGAGATTGGTGGAGAAGACCTGCATCCGGTGACGCGGAAAGCTCAAAGATTCTGATTTTTTCCGCTGACAAGGAAAAATATACACTTGGCGATCAAGCAGTGGTCACATTTCCTTCAGATGTAGGAGGAAGAGCATTATTAAGTATTGAAAATGGTTCGGAAGTTTTATCACAACAATGGATAGAGACCTCAGCAAAAGAGACCAAAGCTACCATTCCCATTACTGCGGATATGGCCCCTAATGCCTATATCAATATTTCACTGTTGCAACCCCATGGTCAAGTGGCAAATGACCTACCCATTCGATTGTACGGTATTGTGCCCTTACTGGTTGAAAATCCATCTACTTTTCTAAAGCCCGAATTAAAAATGCCAGAAGTTTTAGAACCCGAAAAGTCATATAAAGTGACCGTTTCCGAAGGCAACAAAAAACCGATGACCTATTCGCTTGCAGTTGTGGATGAAGGGTTGTTGGACCTTACACGCTTTAAAACTCCAGATATACATTCCTCTTTTTATGCCAGACAGGCATTGGGCGTAAAGACGTTTGATATTTTTGATGATGTTATGGGTGCCTACTCCATAAGTGTAGATAACATCTATGCCATTGGCGGCGGCGGCACTGGTGAGGGCGCCAAAAACAGGAAGGCACAACGCTTTAAACCTGTAGTAACGTACCTGGGACCATTTACTTTAAAAGCTGGTGAAAAAACAACACATACCATAGATATGCCCAATTATGTAGGTTCCGTTCGTGCCATGGTGGTAGCAGGAAACAAAAACAGTGCGTATGGAAAGACCGAAAAAACTATTCCTGTACGAAAACCTTTAATGGTCTTAACTTCGATACCCAGAAAATTATCTCCGGGAGAGACGGTTACCATTCCCGTTACCGTATTTGCCATGGAGAAAAAAGTAAAAAGTGTAACGGTTTCCATTGATGCCGGAAAAGCACTTGAACCTATCGGTTCTACGACAAAGAACATCACTTTTAATTCCGTTGGTGAACAAATCGTAAATTTTGATTTCAAGGTGAATCCGACAAAATCATTTCAAATGATAAAAGTAACGGCTTCGGGTAATGGTGAGCGTGCAAGCAATGAAATTGAAATCGATGTGGAAAATCCCAATCCAATAACTACAAAAAGTACGTTATACACGTTAACGGAAAATCAATCGCAGAACATTTCTTTTGAAACTTTTGGAACTTCAGGGACCAACACGGCATTCGTTGAATTTTCAACATTGCCCCCTATGGATTTTTCAAAACGGATGGACTACTTGTTACGCTATCCGCACGGCTGCGTGGAGCAAACCACTTCGGCTGCTTTTCCACAATTGTTTTTGACAGATATTCTTGATATCACTTTTGACAGAAAAAAGGAAATCGAGAAAAATATTAAGGCAGCTATTAGAAAACTTAATGATTTTCAAGCTCCAAGCGGTGGTCTCAGTTATTGGCCAGGCTATGGAAGTGCTGATGATTGGGGCACTTCTTACGCAGGGCATTTTATGCTGGAGGCCAAGCAGAAGGGATATCAACTACCCCTGACTTTTTTAAGCAATTGGCTGCGTTACCAGAAAAATACCGCTCGCCAATGGAGCAACCAGAGTACCCATTACAATACTGATATTTCCCAAGCCTATCGTTTATACACGCTCGCCCTGGCACAGCAACCAGAATTGGCCGCTATGAACAGATTACGGGAATCCAAAAATTTAAGTAACGAAGCTAAATGGCGTTTGGCTGCAGCTTATGCACTGGCAGGAAAGAAAGAAGTGGCAAAACAGTTGACCCAAACCGCAAACATTAACTTTCAGCCCAATTCTTATGATTATAGAACCTATGGTTCAGTCTTTAGAAATAGGGCAATGGCTTTGGAAACTATGGTAGTCATTGGAGATTCCCAACAAAGGGACTTGGCAATTTCATTGGCCAAAAATCTGTCTTCCCAAAATTGGTACAGCACCCAGGAAACTTCATTTGCCCTGTTGGCCATGGCTAAAATGGTGGCAAAAAACGGTGGTAAATCTATCGATATAACTTTTACCGATAATGGAAAGGAAGTCACCGTGAAAACAGATAGGGCCATTGCACAACGTGGTATTTCGATTTCATCGGCACAAAATGAAATCACCGTCAACAACAAACAAGGCAATGTTATCTATGCAACGCTAACCCAAACCGGTAAATTGCCTGTTGGACAAGAGTTGGCGCAACAACGAAACCTAAATCTTTCCGTAAAGTATTTGGATGCCGTTGGCAATTCCATTGATGTGACCAACCTTCGCCAAGGAACAGAGTTACAAGTACGGCTAACTGTTTTCAATAGTTCAAATGACTATGTTGATAACCTTGCATTGACACAGATTGTCCCTAGTGGTTGGGAAATCGTAAATACTTCCTACGCTGCAGGAGGAGATTCAAATTCCAGTAAAGCAGAATATATTGATACTCGGGATGATCGGACAAATTTCTACTTTGACCTTGGTTCAAAAAAGTCCAAAACCTTTACGGTAAAACTAAATGCTTCCTTTTTGGGAGAATATTACTTGCCGGGATCTCAGGTCGAAGCCATGTATGACGATAACAGATATGCTCGCAATAAGGGGCAGTGGATAAAGGTATCGAAATGA
- the pbpC gene encoding penicillin-binding protein 1C translates to MVSAFLIVFLLWLFCLPRELFKEPTSTVVTSSDNVLIGARIADDGQWRFPKIDSIPERFKHSVLLFEDEYFYRHPGFNPISIFKAIQHNLTKDTRRGGSTITQQVIRLSRKNKGRTYFEKCIEIFMSTRLEFRYSKEDILKLYATYTPYGGNVIGLETASWRYFGIPAHELSWGQSATLAVLPNAPSLIFPGRNDQSLLRKRNRLLKKLLDEQRIDQTTYELAIAEPLPQKPLSLPNDAPHLTERAVKEHKGKRIRSSIDRNLQRQANRVAERHYQQLKHNEIHNLAILVLDVESRKVLSYVGNSPSSRQHSNYVDIITKSRSTGSTLKPFLFASLMHEGELLPNTLVKDIPTVINGYNPKNFNKKYAGAVPASRALSRSLNVPAVRLLRKYGLQKFYNKLRKMNMHSLNKPAGYYGLSLILGGAESSLWDVTKTYASAASTLNYFVSNSSTYRTEEFSEPTYLFKNKIHFGEEQFTPPILNAGSLYHTIKSLQEVNRPEGSENWQFFDSSQRIAWKTGTSFGFKDAWAVGVTPKYAIGVWAGNADGEGRPGLTGITAAAPILFDILDLLPNSGWFQQPFDDLKELEICSESGYRASVFCDDIKKELMPINGTKSGQCPYHHQVFLDDSESFRVNSECYPLENMVAKSWFTLPPVIEHYYTSSNPNYRPLPNFLQGCSSSESRLMEFIFPKRNEAILLPKDLGEKTTEVIFKLAHQQSESIVYWYLDESYVGMTTSFHELILDVTPKDYRLTAVDDKGNRITQQVSIRMASGE, encoded by the coding sequence ATGGTTTCAGCTTTTCTGATAGTATTCCTCCTCTGGTTGTTCTGCTTGCCTAGGGAACTTTTTAAAGAACCCACTTCGACCGTAGTGACGAGTTCGGACAATGTATTGATCGGGGCACGGATTGCGGACGATGGTCAATGGCGCTTTCCGAAAATCGATTCTATTCCGGAACGCTTCAAGCACAGTGTGCTTTTGTTTGAGGACGAATACTTTTATAGACATCCTGGGTTCAATCCCATTTCTATTTTCAAGGCCATACAGCACAATCTTACAAAAGATACGCGTCGCGGCGGGAGCACTATCACCCAACAGGTTATTCGTCTCAGCAGAAAAAACAAAGGACGCACCTATTTTGAAAAGTGTATCGAAATTTTCATGTCCACTCGTTTGGAGTTCCGTTATTCCAAAGAAGACATTCTAAAGTTATATGCTACCTATACACCCTATGGAGGCAATGTCATAGGTTTGGAAACTGCCTCTTGGCGCTATTTTGGAATACCTGCGCACGAATTAAGTTGGGGGCAATCGGCAACACTTGCCGTATTGCCCAATGCTCCATCATTGATTTTTCCAGGGAGAAATGACCAATCGCTATTAAGGAAACGGAATAGGTTGCTCAAAAAACTGCTGGATGAACAACGTATCGACCAAACTACCTACGAGCTGGCCATTGCAGAACCTTTGCCACAAAAACCATTGTCATTGCCCAATGATGCCCCGCATTTAACCGAACGTGCCGTAAAAGAACACAAAGGCAAACGGATTCGATCGTCCATTGACAGGAATCTACAACGCCAGGCAAATAGAGTTGCAGAACGTCATTACCAACAATTGAAGCACAACGAAATTCATAACCTTGCCATTTTGGTTTTAGATGTGGAATCCAGAAAAGTTTTGAGTTACGTGGGCAATTCCCCATCAAGCAGGCAACACAGTAATTATGTTGATATTATAACAAAAAGCAGAAGTACGGGCAGCACATTAAAACCTTTTCTTTTTGCATCGCTCATGCACGAAGGTGAGTTATTGCCGAACACCTTGGTCAAGGATATTCCAACGGTAATCAATGGATATAATCCAAAAAATTTCAACAAGAAATATGCTGGTGCCGTACCCGCCAGCAGAGCTTTATCGCGCTCGCTAAACGTTCCTGCCGTTCGATTGTTGCGCAAATATGGGCTTCAAAAGTTCTATAACAAGCTCCGTAAAATGAACATGCACTCGTTGAACAAACCCGCTGGATATTATGGCCTATCTTTGATTTTGGGCGGGGCAGAAAGCTCATTGTGGGATGTAACGAAAACGTATGCCTCTGCGGCATCAACTCTAAATTACTTCGTATCGAATTCAAGCACATATCGCACAGAAGAATTTTCAGAACCTACATATCTGTTTAAAAACAAAATCCATTTTGGGGAAGAACAGTTCACTCCGCCTATTTTGAATGCAGGTTCGCTGTACCACACTATTAAATCGTTACAAGAAGTCAATCGCCCAGAAGGAAGTGAAAATTGGCAATTTTTTGATTCTTCGCAACGTATCGCCTGGAAAACGGGCACCAGTTTTGGTTTTAAGGATGCTTGGGCCGTAGGTGTAACTCCAAAATATGCCATTGGGGTTTGGGCGGGAAATGCGGATGGCGAGGGAAGACCTGGATTAACGGGAATCACGGCCGCCGCCCCTATTTTGTTCGATATTCTTGATTTGCTACCGAACAGCGGTTGGTTTCAGCAACCTTTTGATGATTTAAAGGAACTTGAAATTTGTTCTGAAAGCGGGTACCGCGCTTCCGTCTTTTGTGATGACATTAAAAAAGAGCTTATGCCCATTAACGGTACAAAAAGTGGACAATGCCCTTATCACCATCAGGTTTTTTTAGACGACTCAGAGTCATTTAGGGTAAACTCGGAATGTTACCCCCTAGAGAACATGGTGGCCAAGAGTTGGTTTACACTCCCCCCCGTAATTGAACATTATTATACTTCTTCCAATCCAAATTATAGACCGTTACCGAATTTTCTGCAGGGGTGTTCTTCTTCAGAATCCAGGCTAATGGAATTTATATTCCCAAAACGAAATGAAGCGATTTTGCTCCCTAAAGATTTGGGCGAAAAAACTACGGAAGTCATTTTTAAATTGGCACACCAACAAAGCGAAAGTATCGTATACTGGTACTTGGACGAATCCTATGTGGGCATGACCACAAGTTTTCATGAGCTTATTTTAGACGTTACACCGAAAGACTACAGACTCACCGCTGTAGACGACAAAGGCAACCGTATTACCCAACAGGTTTCTATACGAATGGCTTCTGGGGAATAG
- a CDS encoding TPM domain-containing protein yields MQYPKVKSSFSLLTLRQHWIWKEKNSTISKRILFITFLLSLLISNLAFAQFQIPPKPQKQTSVYDYVNLLSGSQSMSLEQKLIRYSDSTSTQIVVAIISSTEGEDINFLGAQWGQKWGIGQADEDNGILVLLAKDDRKIAINTGYGVEGSLTDFMSKRIIESVIIPEFKNGDYFDGLNKGADAIFQVLNGEFKEDRTFGESDGFSLKTILPFLIFIVILIFLSRKGRNNRGGPGGKNTGLDLWDIIILSNMGRGGYRGSSGGGFGGGGFGSGGGFGGGFGGGGFGGGGASGGW; encoded by the coding sequence ATGCAATATCCAAAGGTTAAATCTTCCTTTTCTCTTTTAACGCTTCGACAGCACTGGATATGGAAAGAGAAAAACTCTACTATATCCAAAAGAATTTTATTTATCACTTTCTTATTATCGCTGCTTATATCAAATTTAGCATTCGCGCAATTCCAAATTCCTCCCAAACCTCAAAAACAGACCAGTGTCTATGATTACGTAAATCTTTTATCCGGTTCCCAGAGTATGTCTTTGGAGCAAAAACTGATTCGTTATTCCGATAGCACGTCCACTCAAATCGTAGTAGCAATAATTAGTTCCACAGAAGGAGAGGATATTAATTTTTTAGGAGCACAGTGGGGACAAAAATGGGGCATTGGCCAAGCTGATGAAGATAATGGCATACTTGTACTCTTAGCCAAAGATGACCGAAAGATTGCCATTAATACAGGCTACGGCGTAGAAGGTTCCCTTACAGATTTCATGTCCAAAAGAATTATTGAATCCGTCATTATTCCAGAATTTAAAAATGGGGACTATTTTGATGGACTTAACAAAGGTGCTGATGCTATTTTTCAAGTATTGAACGGAGAATTTAAAGAGGATCGTACTTTTGGCGAGAGCGATGGCTTTTCATTAAAAACAATATTGCCGTTTCTTATTTTTATTGTCATACTTATTTTCCTTTCCAGAAAAGGTCGTAACAACCGAGGTGGGCCCGGTGGTAAGAATACAGGATTAGACCTTTGGGACATTATAATTCTCAGCAATATGGGACGTGGAGGATATCGAGGTTCTTCCGGAGGAGGTTTTGGGGGTGGCGGCTTCGGCTCTGGTGGAGGATTCGGTGGCGGCTTCGGCGGTGGTGGTTTTGGAGGTGGCGGTGCCTCTGGAGGATGGTAA